Proteins encoded within one genomic window of Mesobacillus subterraneus:
- a CDS encoding DUF2254 domain-containing protein, translated as MLKKIVLRIRESMWLKPVIYSVLAFLLALAVIYIDHNELAQGIVPSFLLTNVELAQTILGTISGALLTMTTITFSTIMVVLTTYSSQFSPRTLSNFVEDPVTMRVLGIFMGGFVYSILSLLFMSETWYESQVISATVGVFIAFICLAFFAYFIHNVATSVQVSTLIREITEGALKVIRRQEDILESDYTNVINDRKDAGFTYEFVRDVKCRDYGYVQLTDYEGLLKYASQNALGVEANFLNGDFLTEDSIAFRIHHSGEIDEDIEAVLNQYLKLGKERSSIQDPEFALQKIVEVALRAISPGINDPNTARVCISYLGMALSHLCRVRSNGRYIAYYDEDMQPRIIGKQKRTMDILYLSFYQIIHYGSQDFSILTALIDAFLLIGKTADDSLKKSIWELYIYSMEKFDSNKLKDLDHIYLNEKKRELSTVLGIAL; from the coding sequence TATAGTGTACTCGCATTCCTGCTCGCATTGGCTGTGATATATATCGATCATAATGAGCTGGCACAGGGAATAGTCCCATCGTTCCTGCTGACTAATGTCGAGCTGGCACAGACGATTTTAGGAACGATTTCTGGAGCGCTGCTGACGATGACGACGATTACTTTTTCTACGATCATGGTCGTGCTGACTACATATTCATCACAATTTTCACCGAGGACGCTAAGTAACTTTGTCGAGGATCCTGTGACGATGCGTGTGCTCGGAATCTTCATGGGCGGCTTCGTCTACTCGATTCTGTCGCTGCTGTTCATGAGTGAAACTTGGTATGAGAGTCAGGTGATTTCAGCTACGGTTGGAGTCTTCATTGCGTTCATTTGCCTCGCATTCTTCGCTTATTTTATCCATAATGTCGCAACCTCCGTTCAGGTGAGCACGCTGATCCGGGAGATTACTGAGGGCGCATTAAAGGTCATTAGGAGACAGGAAGATATATTGGAAAGTGACTACACGAATGTGATAAATGACAGGAAAGATGCTGGTTTCACCTATGAATTCGTCCGCGATGTAAAATGCAGAGACTATGGCTACGTCCAACTGACCGACTATGAAGGGTTATTGAAATATGCATCTCAGAACGCACTCGGGGTTGAAGCCAATTTCCTGAACGGTGATTTTCTGACAGAGGACAGTATCGCCTTCAGAATCCATCATAGCGGTGAAATCGATGAGGATATCGAAGCCGTCCTGAATCAATACTTGAAGCTGGGGAAGGAGCGGTCATCAATCCAAGATCCAGAATTTGCGCTTCAGAAGATTGTAGAAGTTGCCTTGAGAGCCATCTCACCCGGAATTAACGACCCAAACACAGCAAGAGTCTGTATTTCCTATTTGGGCATGGCCTTGTCCCATCTATGCCGTGTCCGTTCGAATGGACGCTATATAGCCTATTATGATGAAGATATGCAGCCGAGGATTATTGGGAAGCAAAAGCGGACGATGGATATTTTATATTTATCCTTTTATCAAATAATCCATTATGGAAGCCAGGATTTTTCCATTCTGACCGCCCTCATCGACGCTTTTCTTTTGATTGGAAAAACAGCTGACGATTCCTTAAAGAAAAGCATTTGGGAGCTGTATATCTACAGCATGGAAAAGTTCGATTCAAACAAGTTAAAGGACCTCGACCACATCTATTTGAACGAGAAAAAGCGTGAATTATCAACGGTGCTAGGGATTGCCCTTTAA
- a CDS encoding GGDEF and EAL domain-containing protein, with protein MGSDGKLQRNTGFIIVFFLLFTELIDWLTSFYFPISKGVGYMIDLAVSIVFIALVLRIFKAVNHASEDLEGHKKRLKSIFDTLDVAIWSHDLKTDTLLITSGIEKLYGHSSEEFYHDNTLWKKVIHPDDLHILAVREDGLSRGEAVTSVYRIIRPDGEVRWIQDRGIPVIDENGNFVDFTSVLFDITDRQESEGRYRSLVEMSPDLIAVYSRGKLDYINEAGCKLYNAKSPEELIGQPISKLIPLDVLARIKNRELTIDENFEEKLWFEFKATKIGGQLIDVEMSAMPILYEGRMAEQIVDRDLTQRKKAEKTIKYMAYYDVLTGLPNRNMVRKHLNAVLSNGNGKLAVLFLDLDRFKIINDTKGHSVGDLLLKVVASRLKSAVKDQGLVSRQGGDEFIIVLKDFDKDQVIEVAERILVEFNAGMTIEGQEFFVTPSIGISMAPADGQDEETLIKHADTAMYLAKERGKNNYQFYTDKLHGLSSRKMELENGLRKALEQNQLTLHYQPQVNLETGEIIGVEALVRWVHPEKGIISPAEFIPMVEETGLIVPLGKWVLEKAAAQNKEWQEKGYSPIPMSVNISVRQMQEDTFIDCIKQVLFDTQLAPNYLDFEITESVMQNSEKTALILDQLKELGVTLAIDDFGTGYSSLSLLKHFPIDKIKIDKSFVDDIIHHSNQGAMVKTIIDMGHNLKFSVIAEGVEEQEQVGFLLENGCMIGQGYHFSRPLPVEAIEELLIKNKNQEGILQ; from the coding sequence ATGGGCAGTGACGGAAAGTTACAAAGGAACACCGGATTCATTATCGTTTTTTTTCTGTTGTTTACCGAGTTGATTGATTGGCTGACTTCATTTTATTTTCCCATAAGTAAAGGTGTTGGCTATATGATTGATCTGGCTGTCTCCATTGTTTTTATCGCATTGGTCTTACGGATATTCAAAGCGGTGAATCATGCATCCGAGGATTTGGAAGGACATAAAAAGAGACTGAAAAGCATTTTTGATACTCTGGATGTAGCGATCTGGTCGCATGATTTGAAGACGGACACATTGCTGATAACATCTGGTATCGAAAAACTATACGGACATTCTTCTGAAGAGTTTTATCATGACAACACTCTATGGAAAAAAGTTATCCACCCTGATGACCTGCATATTTTAGCTGTCAGAGAAGATGGCTTATCAAGAGGAGAAGCAGTCACCAGTGTGTATCGGATTATTCGGCCCGATGGAGAAGTGCGCTGGATTCAGGATCGAGGCATTCCCGTCATTGATGAAAACGGAAATTTTGTTGATTTTACCAGTGTCCTTTTCGATATAACCGACCGGCAAGAAAGTGAAGGACGCTATCGCAGCCTAGTGGAAATGTCCCCTGATTTAATTGCTGTATACAGCAGAGGAAAGCTGGATTATATCAATGAAGCCGGATGCAAGCTGTACAATGCGAAAAGCCCAGAGGAATTGATTGGACAGCCGATATCCAAGCTTATTCCGCTTGATGTACTGGCTCGTATAAAAAATCGTGAATTAACAATAGATGAGAATTTTGAGGAAAAATTGTGGTTTGAATTTAAAGCGACAAAGATAGGCGGACAATTAATCGATGTTGAAATGTCTGCGATGCCGATTTTATATGAAGGAAGAATGGCTGAACAAATTGTAGACCGTGATTTGACGCAGCGCAAGAAGGCAGAAAAAACCATTAAATATATGGCCTATTATGACGTTCTTACCGGGCTGCCGAATCGGAATATGGTCAGGAAGCACCTGAATGCTGTTCTATCAAACGGCAACGGGAAGCTCGCTGTACTCTTTCTTGATCTCGATCGTTTCAAGATTATCAATGATACGAAAGGCCACAGTGTTGGCGACCTATTGTTAAAGGTTGTAGCCAGCAGGTTGAAGAGTGCAGTCAAAGACCAAGGGCTAGTATCACGCCAGGGCGGTGATGAATTTATCATTGTACTCAAGGATTTCGATAAGGACCAAGTCATTGAGGTCGCAGAAAGAATTCTTGTTGAGTTTAATGCTGGGATGACTATTGAAGGTCAGGAGTTCTTCGTTACTCCAAGCATTGGAATCAGCATGGCACCTGCTGACGGGCAGGATGAGGAAACACTGATCAAGCATGCGGATACGGCGATGTACCTTGCCAAAGAACGAGGGAAGAACAACTACCAGTTTTATACCGACAAGCTGCACGGGCTCTCCTCTCGCAAAATGGAGCTCGAAAATGGGCTAAGGAAAGCGTTGGAGCAAAACCAGCTTACGCTCCATTATCAGCCACAGGTGAATCTGGAAACCGGGGAAATCATCGGGGTAGAAGCACTTGTGCGCTGGGTGCATCCTGAGAAAGGCATCATCTCACCCGCTGAATTCATCCCTATGGTCGAAGAAACAGGATTGATTGTTCCTCTTGGCAAATGGGTGCTGGAAAAGGCAGCGGCACAAAACAAAGAATGGCAGGAGAAAGGCTACAGCCCAATACCGATGTCAGTGAACATATCTGTTCGCCAGATGCAGGAAGACACGTTCATTGACTGCATTAAACAAGTGCTGTTCGATACTCAGCTGGCACCAAATTATCTAGATTTTGAAATCACAGAGAGTGTCATGCAGAACAGCGAGAAAACAGCATTGATTTTAGACCAACTGAAGGAGCTTGGCGTAACGCTGGCGATTGACGATTTTGGAACCGGATATTCATCGTTAAGCCTTCTGAAGCATTTTCCGATTGATAAAATCAAAATCGACAAATCCTTCGTTGATGATATCATCCATCATTCCAACCAGGGAGCAATGGTCAAGACGATTATTGACATGGGGCACAACCTTAAATTTAGTGTGATTGCAGAAGGTGTTGAAGAACAGGAACAGGTTGGATTTTTGCTGGAAAATGGTTGTATGATAGGACAAGGCTACCATTTCAGCAGACCGTTACCAGTGGAAGCAATCGAAGAATTGCTGATCAAAAATAAAAATCAAGAAGGCATTCTGCAGTAG
- a CDS encoding bifunctional enoyl-CoA hydratase/phosphate acetyltransferase translates to MRYKSFKDVIDAARTRRPVKLSVAAAHDRDVLEAVKAAVELGIIEPFLVGDPKKIIELARELDFSVEAYPIYPAYTENENAFIAAKLASEGQVQAIMKGFVNSTPFLKGVLDKELNLKTGRVISHISVFDIPGAEQLISMSDGGINIAPDFQQKKEIIQNAVEFLSTIEVNHPRVAILAANERVSEKMPVTVEADHLAMLIKNEYSQELLIEGPLPLDLAISRESLLHKGLDSELEGAADLLIVPTIEAGNFLGKAITYFAKGTMAGIVLGAKIPLVLNSRSDAAEAKLASIALAVVAASNTTVSVGR, encoded by the coding sequence ATGCGCTATAAAAGCTTTAAAGATGTCATTGATGCGGCGCGAACAAGGCGGCCTGTAAAATTAAGCGTCGCGGCTGCCCACGACCGGGATGTACTTGAAGCGGTGAAAGCGGCTGTCGAGCTTGGCATCATTGAACCTTTTCTAGTGGGCGATCCGAAAAAGATTATTGAATTGGCTAGGGAACTCGATTTTTCAGTAGAGGCATATCCTATTTATCCTGCCTATACTGAAAATGAAAATGCCTTTATTGCTGCAAAACTGGCAAGTGAAGGTCAAGTACAGGCAATCATGAAAGGCTTCGTAAATAGCACACCATTTTTAAAAGGAGTGTTGGATAAGGAGCTTAACTTAAAAACTGGGCGTGTCATCAGCCATATCTCCGTGTTCGACATCCCAGGTGCCGAGCAGCTAATCAGTATGAGTGATGGCGGAATAAATATAGCGCCAGATTTTCAGCAAAAGAAGGAAATCATCCAGAATGCGGTCGAGTTCCTGAGCACAATTGAAGTGAACCATCCGCGGGTAGCGATTTTAGCAGCGAACGAACGAGTCAGCGAGAAAATGCCTGTGACCGTGGAAGCCGATCATCTGGCCATGCTGATAAAAAATGAATACAGCCAGGAGCTGCTGATAGAAGGACCGCTTCCGCTCGACCTCGCCATCAGCAGGGAATCCCTGCTGCATAAAGGATTGGACAGCGAGCTGGAGGGAGCAGCGGATTTACTGATTGTCCCTACAATAGAGGCAGGAAACTTCCTTGGCAAGGCGATCACGTATTTTGCGAAGGGGACGATGGCAGGAATTGTGTTGGGTGCAAAAATACCGCTCGTATTGAATTCCAGGTCAGATGCAGCAGAAGCAAAATTGGCTTCGATCGCACTGGCCGTCGTTGCAGCCTCCAATACAACGGTCAGCGTTGGAAGATAG